Genomic window (Aquimarina sp. BL5):
TCTATTGAGTATGACATGAGAAACGTTTCCTTCTTCTTTAATTTTCCATACAAATGTATTCGAGAGGAGTTTAAAATAACGATCACTACGTTCAAAAATTTCTCCTACTTTAGAACAAGTACGCCATGATAGTCCTAATACACCATAATCCTCAATTAGCATTTGCTGGCCTACCCTAACCCCAAATCCAGGACCTAATTTATCATCCAATAATTCATGTAAATCCAGAAATTCCTCTGCAGCAATAACCTGCAAATGCTTTGCTTCATCTATTGACGTAGGCAATTCCATAAAATCACCCCTAGACATGCCTTCTGCAATGGCACAATTAATCATCTTGAGGTATAGACTTATAGAAAAGTATTTCATACGTGTAAGAAACTAAGATTTAAATATAACAATTTTAATTATTGAACTTGTTATTCAATTGCTGTTCAAAGAGCAATATTTTTTGACTCAATTCTTCTTTTAATTCAGTATCAGAAATTCCATTTTCTAAAAAATTATCATAGAAATTGGGTAAAGAAAAATCTGCAATTATACTACCTCCTAAATATGGAAAATACGTCTTAGCAGATTTCAAAACCGTTGCACCTCCTCTATCACCAGGCGAAGTCGCCATTAAAAGCATTGGTTTTTCTCTCCATATTTTCATGTTTACTCGAGATAACCAATCGATAGTATTTTTAAATACTGCCGCATAGGATCCATTATGTTCTGCAAGAGATATGATAAATCCATCTGCAGCATCAAGTAGTTCATCTAGTCTTTTAACCGCAGTAGGTATACCATTTTCGGTTTCATAATCAACCCCATAAATAGGCAATACAAAATCATTTAAATCGATTGATATGACTTCTGTGTTTTTTAATAAATGCGATACATATGTCAATAAATTTTTATTAATAGATTTTTGACTATTACTTCCTGCTATTGTGATTACTTTTTTCATTATTACTGTTTTTTTGAGATTAATTTATCTATTGACCAGGTTCCACTACCGTTAACCATTATGGTTAATGCCAGGCCTATAATTAAAAGAGAATATTCGTAACCTTCGCCAGCTTGATTTCCAAACCAATTCATAAAAAAGCCATGCGCTAACTGTGTAGTATAAATGATCCCTATGAACATTCCTATGAGTGATACTGCCCAAAATCTACTGAAAAGACCTAGAATTAGTGAGATAGACCCAAAAAATTCAATAATTATTATTGAGAATGCTATAAAGCTTGGCAATCCCATTTGAGTTGTAAACGATTCCATCGTTGCCGTATAACCATAACCGCCAAAGAGTCCTAATAATTTTTGTGCACCATGCGGAAATATTACTAAACCAAGTGTTAATCGAGCAATGCTATAGCCCATATTTGGGTGCGTTTTTAAAAGTTTTTTTACTAAATGTTTCATACTATTTAAGATTTAAAATTGTTTATAAAATTTTTCGGTAATACATTCCTAAAGATGACTTTCCTATAGGTTTCTGTCCAAACTGGTCAAAGTCCACACCAGCACCAAACTGATGTCCCTTAAACGACAGACCTGCGCGTAGTTGCTGAAAACTTCTGGAATGCCTCTCGAATTCATCCCATACGGTTAAAAACTGTCCGTTTAACCAGAGAGAAATTTTATCATTTATTGGTGTGTTTAATTGAAGCTGTGCAAAGATCTCTGCATAACTATCATTCGTTTGTTCAGAATGAGCCACTGTTGGAATAACTACAAATAACACTCGTGAATTTTTTAGGGAGAACTTTACTGAAAAACGTTCCGAATACCCAGAAAAACTATTGTAATATAGAGATGGCCCTAATGATATATGCTTGTTAATATTCCAGAATAGCGTTGGTTGAACACCTATTTCATCGAAGTTTTGATTTTCTTTATCTTTAAATTTCTGAAAAAAAACCAGTGTGTTAATACTAAAAGTCTCACTCTTATCAATAGCATAACTAGAGTATAACGTAAAATCTGTTTTATCAAAACCAGAAAACAGTTCTACTTGTGTGAATTGTGCGTGCAAATAGTTTGCAAAGCCAATTATTAAAAAAGATATAATGATTATTGTTTTTTTCATGCTTCAAAATTCCGATAGAATCACATGAAAAAAAATGAACTAGTTTAAGACTTTTACATTCTATTGACTTTAGTAATAATTTTACTCATAAATTCTGGAGTAATACCAATATATCCAGCTAGGTCTTTTTGGGTAATTCTATTGACAATTTTTGGATATTTCTTTTTGAACTCTACATATCTTTCTTCTGCGGTTAAGGATATGCCTTGGTTGGAACGTCTTATATAACTTATAAGTGACTTTTGATATAGTATGCGATAAAACTTTTCGAATTTTGGTATCTCCTGAAAAAGTAAATCATAGTTCGCTCTAGAGATACCTAATAATTCTGAATTCTCTGTAGCCTTAATAAAATAGCGTGTTGGTTCTTTAGTCATAAAACTAGCCATATCACCAGTCCAATAATCTTCTACTGCAAACATGGATATGTGCAGTGCACCATCTTCATCTAATGTATAAACCTTTAAACAACCTTTTGTTATAAAATACTCATATTTAGTTATATCACCAGCCTGCATTAAAAACGCCTTCTTTTTTACTTTTATTTCAGTAAGTAAAGAGAGGTATTTTTGCTTTTCTAGTTCGGTTAAATCAATAAACCTAGCTATATTATTAAGAATTAATATATGTGATTCTTTATAGTTC
Coding sequences:
- a CDS encoding NADPH-dependent FMN reductase codes for the protein MKKVITIAGSNSQKSINKNLLTYVSHLLKNTEVISIDLNDFVLPIYGVDYETENGIPTAVKRLDELLDAADGFIISLAEHNGSYAAVFKNTIDWLSRVNMKIWREKPMLLMATSPGDRGGATVLKSAKTYFPYLGGSIIADFSLPNFYDNFLENGISDTELKEELSQKILLFEQQLNNKFNN
- a CDS encoding DoxX family protein; protein product: MKHLVKKLLKTHPNMGYSIARLTLGLVIFPHGAQKLLGLFGGYGYTATMESFTTQMGLPSFIAFSIIIIEFFGSISLILGLFSRFWAVSLIGMFIGIIYTTQLAHGFFMNWFGNQAGEGYEYSLLIIGLALTIMVNGSGTWSIDKLISKKQ
- a CDS encoding Crp/Fnr family transcriptional regulator — protein: MNYKESHILILNNIARFIDLTELEKQKYLSLLTEIKVKKKAFLMQAGDITKYEYFITKGCLKVYTLDEDGALHISMFAVEDYWTGDMASFMTKEPTRYFIKATENSELLGISRANYDLLFQEIPKFEKFYRILYQKSLISYIRRSNQGISLTAEERYVEFKKKYPKIVNRITQKDLAGYIGITPEFMSKIITKVNRM